A window from Sinorhizobium fredii encodes these proteins:
- the rpoC gene encoding DNA-directed RNA polymerase subunit beta' has protein sequence MNQEVMNLFNPQVPAQTFDSIRISIASPEKILSWSYGEIKKPETINYRTFKPERDGLFCARIFGPIKDYECLCGKYKRMKYKGIICEKCGVEVTLSRVRRERMGHIELAAPVAHIWFLKSLPSRIATLLDMTLKDIERVLYFENYIVTEPGLTSLKENQLLSEEEYMIAVDEFGEDQFTAMIGAEAIYEMLASMNLEKIAGDLRAEMAETSSDLKQKKLMKRLKIVENFMESGNRPEWMIMKVVPVIPPDLRPLVPLDGGRFATSDLNDLYRRVINRNNRLKRLIELRAPGIIIRNEKRMLQESVDALFDNGRRGRVITGANKRPLKSLSDMLKGKQGRFRQNLLGKRVDYSGRSVIVTGPELKLHQCGLPKKMALELFKPFIYARLDAKGFSSTVKQAKKLVEKEKPEVWDILDEVIREHPVLLNRAPTLHRLGIQAFEPILVEGKAIQLHPLVCTAFNADFDGDQMAVHVPLSLEAQLEARVLMMSTNNILHPANGAPIIVPSQDMVLGLYYLSILNQNEPGEGMAFSDMGELHHALETKAVTLHAKIRGRYKTVDAEGNPVSKIYETTPGRMIIGELLPKNPNIPFEICNQEMTKKNISKMIDTVYRHCGQKDTVIFCDRIMQLGFAHACRAGISFGKDDMVIPDTKVKIVGDTEALVKEYEQQYNDGLITQGEKYNKVVDAWGKATEKVAEEMMARIKAVEFDDNGRQKPMNSIYMMSHSGARGSPNQMRQLGGMRGLMAKPSGEIIETPIISNFKEGLTVNEYFNSTHGARKGLADTALKTANSGYLTRRLVDVAQDCIVTHVDCGTDKGLTMTAIVDAGQVVASLGQRILGRTALDNIDNPVTGERIVDAGKMILEADVATIEKAGIQSVRIRSALTCEIQTGVCGVCYGRDLARGTPVNMGEAVGVIAAQSIGEPGTQLTMRTFHLGGTATVVDQSFLEASYEGTVQIKNRNMLRNSDGVLVAMGRNMAIQILDERGVERSSQRVAYGSKIFVDDGDKVKRGQRFAEWDPYTRPMMTEVEGTVHFEDVVDGISVLESTDESTGITKRQVIDWRSTPRGTDLKPAIVIKDKNGSIAKLARGGEARFMLSVDAILSVEPGQKVSQGDVLARSPLESAKTKDITGGLPRVAELFEARRPKDHAIIAEIDGTVRFGRDYKNKRRVLIEPAEDGVEPVEYLIPKGKPFHLQDGDYIEKGDYILDGNPAPHDILAIKGVEALASYLVNEIQEVYRLQGVVINDKHIEVIVRQMLQKVEITDAGDSSYIVGDNVDRIELEDVNDALLAEGKKPAFGEPVLLGITKASLQTPSFISAASFQETTKVLTEAAVAGKTDSLQGLKENVIVGRLIPAGTGGTMTQIRRIATARDELILEERRKGTGADAATPMLADMANENAAAE, from the coding sequence ATGAACCAAGAGGTCATGAATCTTTTCAATCCGCAGGTGCCTGCACAGACCTTCGATTCCATCCGGATTTCGATCGCGTCGCCGGAGAAGATTCTTTCCTGGTCTTACGGTGAGATCAAGAAGCCGGAGACGATCAACTACCGCACCTTCAAGCCCGAGCGCGACGGTCTGTTCTGCGCGCGCATCTTCGGTCCGATCAAGGACTACGAGTGCCTGTGCGGCAAGTACAAGCGCATGAAGTACAAGGGCATCATCTGCGAAAAGTGCGGCGTCGAAGTGACGCTGTCGCGCGTTCGCCGCGAGCGCATGGGCCATATCGAGCTCGCCGCGCCCGTTGCCCATATCTGGTTCCTGAAGTCGCTGCCGAGCCGCATCGCGACGTTGCTCGACATGACCCTGAAGGATATCGAGCGCGTCCTCTATTTCGAAAACTACATCGTCACCGAACCTGGCCTGACGTCGCTGAAGGAGAACCAGCTCCTCAGCGAAGAAGAGTACATGATCGCGGTCGACGAGTTCGGCGAAGACCAGTTCACCGCGATGATCGGCGCCGAAGCGATCTACGAGATGCTCGCTTCGATGAATCTCGAGAAGATCGCCGGTGATCTGCGCGCCGAAATGGCCGAGACGAGCTCGGATCTGAAGCAGAAAAAGCTGATGAAGCGGCTGAAGATCGTCGAGAACTTCATGGAGTCCGGCAACCGTCCGGAGTGGATGATCATGAAGGTCGTTCCGGTGATCCCGCCGGACCTGCGTCCGCTCGTGCCGCTCGACGGCGGCCGTTTCGCGACGTCGGATCTCAACGATCTCTACCGTCGCGTCATCAACCGCAACAACCGTCTGAAGCGGCTGATCGAACTGCGCGCACCGGGCATCATCATCCGCAACGAAAAGCGCATGCTGCAGGAATCCGTCGATGCCCTGTTCGACAACGGCCGTCGCGGCCGCGTCATCACCGGTGCCAACAAGCGTCCGCTGAAGTCGCTCTCCGACATGCTGAAGGGCAAGCAGGGCCGCTTCCGCCAGAACCTGCTTGGCAAGCGCGTCGACTATTCCGGCCGTTCGGTCATCGTGACCGGTCCGGAGCTCAAGCTGCACCAGTGCGGTCTTCCGAAGAAGATGGCGCTCGAACTCTTCAAGCCGTTCATCTACGCCCGCCTCGACGCCAAGGGCTTCTCCTCGACCGTCAAGCAGGCGAAGAAGCTGGTGGAAAAGGAAAAGCCGGAAGTCTGGGATATTCTCGACGAGGTCATCCGCGAGCATCCGGTTCTGCTGAACCGTGCGCCGACGCTGCACCGCCTGGGCATCCAGGCCTTCGAGCCGATCCTGGTCGAAGGCAAGGCGATCCAGCTGCACCCGCTCGTCTGCACCGCCTTCAACGCCGACTTCGACGGCGACCAGATGGCCGTTCACGTGCCGCTGTCGCTCGAAGCCCAGCTTGAAGCCCGCGTGCTGATGATGTCGACGAACAACATCCTGCATCCGGCAAACGGCGCACCGATCATTGTTCCGTCGCAGGACATGGTTCTCGGCCTCTACTATCTGTCGATCCTGAACCAGAACGAGCCGGGTGAAGGCATGGCCTTCTCCGACATGGGCGAACTGCACCATGCGCTGGAAACCAAGGCCGTCACGCTGCACGCCAAGATCCGCGGCCGCTACAAGACCGTCGACGCCGAGGGCAACCCGGTCTCGAAGATCTATGAAACGACGCCCGGTCGCATGATCATCGGCGAGCTCCTGCCGAAGAACCCGAACATTCCGTTCGAGATCTGCAACCAGGAGATGACCAAGAAGAACATCTCGAAGATGATCGACACGGTCTATCGCCATTGCGGCCAGAAGGACACGGTGATCTTCTGCGACCGGATCATGCAGCTCGGCTTCGCCCATGCCTGCCGCGCCGGCATTTCGTTCGGCAAGGACGACATGGTGATCCCGGACACCAAGGTGAAGATTGTCGGCGACACCGAAGCGCTCGTGAAGGAATACGAGCAGCAGTACAATGACGGCCTGATCACCCAGGGCGAGAAGTACAACAAGGTCGTCGACGCCTGGGGCAAGGCAACCGAAAAGGTCGCCGAAGAGATGATGGCGCGCATCAAGGCGGTTGAGTTTGACGACAATGGTCGCCAGAAGCCGATGAACTCGATCTACATGATGTCGCACTCGGGTGCTCGTGGTTCTCCGAACCAGATGCGCCAGCTGGGCGGCATGCGCGGCCTCATGGCCAAGCCGTCGGGCGAGATCATCGAAACGCCGATCATCTCGAACTTCAAGGAAGGCCTGACCGTGAACGAGTACTTCAACTCGACGCACGGTGCCCGTAAGGGCCTGGCGGACACCGCCTTGAAGACCGCGAACTCCGGTTACCTGACCCGCCGTCTCGTCGACGTCGCGCAGGACTGCATCGTCACGCATGTCGATTGCGGCACCGACAAGGGCCTGACCATGACGGCGATCGTCGATGCCGGCCAGGTCGTCGCCTCGCTCGGCCAGCGTATCCTCGGCCGTACGGCGCTCGACAACATCGACAACCCGGTTACCGGCGAACGCATCGTCGATGCCGGCAAGATGATCCTCGAGGCCGATGTTGCCACGATCGAGAAGGCCGGCATTCAGTCCGTCCGCATTCGCTCGGCGCTGACCTGCGAGATCCAGACCGGCGTCTGCGGCGTCTGCTACGGCCGTGACCTCGCCCGCGGTACGCCCGTCAACATGGGTGAAGCGGTCGGTGTCATTGCGGCGCAGTCGATCGGTGAGCCGGGCACGCAGCTGACCATGCGTACCTTCCACCTCGGCGGTACGGCGACCGTGGTCGACCAGTCGTTCCTTGAAGCGTCCTACGAAGGCACGGTCCAGATCAAGAACCGCAACATGCTGCGCAATTCCGATGGCGTCCTCGTCGCCATGGGCCGCAACATGGCGATCCAGATCCTCGACGAACGCGGTGTCGAGCGCTCCTCGCAGCGCGTTGCCTACGGTTCGAAGATCTTCGTCGACGACGGCGACAAGGTGAAGCGCGGCCAGCGTTTCGCCGAGTGGGACCCCTACACCCGTCCGATGATGACGGAAGTGGAAGGTACCGTTCACTTCGAAGACGTCGTCGATGGCATCTCGGTTCTGGAATCGACGGACGAATCGACCGGCATCACCAAGCGCCAGGTTATCGACTGGCGTTCGACGCCGCGCGGCACGGACCTGAAGCCGGCGATCGTCATCAAGGACAAGAACGGCAGCATTGCCAAGCTCGCCCGCGGCGGCGAAGCCCGCTTCATGCTGTCGGTCGATGCGATCCTCTCGGTCGAGCCGGGCCAGAAGGTCAGCCAGGGTGACGTTCTCGCCCGTTCGCCGCTCGAAAGCGCCAAGACCAAGGACATCACCGGTGGTCTGCCGCGCGTTGCCGAGCTCTTCGAGGCACGCCGTCCGAAGGATCACGCCATCATCGCCGAGATCGATGGCACGGTTCGCTTCGGCCGCGACTACAAGAACAAGCGTCGCGTGCTGATCGAGCCGGCCGAAGACGGTGTCGAGCCGGTCGAGTACCTGATCCCGAAGGGCAAGCCCTTCCATCTTCAGGATGGCGACTACATCGAAAAGGGCGACTACATCCTCGACGGCAACCCGGCGCCGCACGACATCCTGGCGATCAAGGGCGTGGAAGCGCTTGCCTCCTACCTCGTCAACGAGATCCAGGAAGTCTATCGCCTGCAGGGCGTTGTCATTAACGACAAGCACATCGAGGTGATCGTCCGGCAGATGCTGCAGAAGGTCGAAATCACCGACGCCGGTGACTCGAGCTACATCGTCGGCGACAATGTCGACCGCATCGAGCTCGAGGACGTCAACGACGCGCTGCTTGCCGAAGGCAAGAAGCCGGCCTTCGGCGAGCCGGTGCTGCTCGGCATCACCAAGGCATCGCTGCAGACGCCGTCCTTCATCTCGGCCGCGTCGTTCCAGGAGACCACTAAGGTGCTCACGGAAGCGGCGGTTGCCGGCAAGACGGACAGCCTGCAGGGCCTCAAGGAAAACGTCATTGTCGGTCGCCTCATCCCGGCCGGCACCGGTGGCACGATGACGCAGATCCGCCGCATCGCCACGGCGCGCGACGAGTTGATCCTCGAAGAGCGCCGCAAGGGTACGGGCGCCGATGCGGCGACGCCGATGCTCGCCGACATGGCGAACGAAAACGCTGCGGCCGAATGA
- the rpsG gene encoding 30S ribosomal protein S7, giving the protein MSRRHRAEKREINPDPKFGDLVVTKFMNAIMLDGKKSVAESIVYGAFEAVQSKLKQEPIAVFHSALDNIAPHVEVRSRRVGGATYQVPVDVRPERRQALAIRWLIAAARKRNETTMVDRLCGELMDAANNRGSAVKKREDTHKMADANRAFSHYRW; this is encoded by the coding sequence ATGTCCCGACGCCATAGAGCAGAAAAGCGTGAGATCAACCCGGATCCGAAGTTCGGTGATCTGGTCGTCACGAAATTTATGAACGCAATCATGTTGGACGGCAAGAAGTCCGTTGCAGAAAGCATCGTCTATGGTGCCTTCGAAGCGGTGCAGTCGAAGCTGAAGCAGGAGCCGATCGCCGTGTTCCATTCGGCTCTCGACAACATTGCTCCGCATGTTGAAGTGCGTTCGCGCCGCGTCGGTGGTGCTACCTATCAGGTGCCGGTCGATGTACGTCCGGAGCGTCGCCAGGCCCTCGCCATCCGCTGGCTGATCGCGGCCGCACGCAAGCGCAACGAAACGACCATGGTCGATCGCCTCTGCGGCGAACTCATGGACGCAGCAAACAACCGTGGCAGCGCCGTCAAGAAGCGCGAAGACACGCACAAGATGGCCGATGCCAACCGTGCGTTCTCGCACTACCGCTGGTAA
- the rpoB gene encoding DNA-directed RNA polymerase subunit beta, whose amino-acid sequence MAQTLSFNGRRRVRKFFGKIPEVAEMPNLIEVQKASYDQFLMVEEPAGGRPDEGLQAVFKSVFPIKDFSGASMLEFVSYEFEPPKFDVEECRQRDLTYAAPLKVTLRLIVFDIDEDTGAKSIKDIKEQNVYMGDMPLMTDNGTFIVNGTERVIVSQMHRSPGVFFDHDKGKSHSSGKLLFAARVIPYRGSWLDIEFDAKDIVHARIDRRRKIPVTSLLMALGMDGEEILDTFYTKSLYQRDGDGWRVPFQPDALKGQKALADMIDADSGEVVVEAGKKLTPRLLRQLQDKGLKALKATDDDLYGNYLAEDVVNVETGEIYLEAGDEIDEKTLPVILAAGFDEIPVLDIDHINVGAYIRNTLTADKNENRQDALFDIYRVMRPGEPPTMDSAEAMFNALFFDAERYDLSAVGRVKMNMRLDLDVPDTVRTLRKEDILAVVKMLVELRDGKGEIDDIDNLGNRRVRSVGELMENQYRLGLLRMERAIKERMSSIEIDTVMPQDLINAKPAAAAVREFFGSSQLSQFMDQVNPLSEITHKRRLSALGPGGLTRERAGFEVRDVHPTHYGRICPIETPEGPNIGLINSLATFARVNKYGFIESPYRKIVDGKVTGDVVYLSAMEEAKYHVAQANSVLNDDNSFAEEFVVCRHAGEVMLAPRDNINLMDVSPKQLVSVAAALIPFLENDDANRALMGSNMQRQAVPLLRAEAPFVGTGMEPVVARDSGAAIAARRGGVVDQVDATRIVIRATEDLDPSKSGVDIYRLQKFQRSNQNTCVNQRPLVTVGDLVNKGDIIADGPSTDLGDLALGRNALVAFMPWNGYNYEDSILLSERIVRDDVFTSIHIEEFEVMARDTKLGPEEITRDIPNVSEEALKNLDEAGIVYIGAEVQPGDILVGKITPKGESPMTPEEKLLRAIFGEKASDVRDTSMRMPPGTFGTVVEVRVFNRHGVEKDERAMAIEREEIERLAKDRDDEQAILDRNVYARLIDMLRGHVAVAGPKGFRKGTELSNAVISEYPRSQWWMFAVEDEKAQGEIEALRAQYDESKSRLEQRFMDKVEKVQRGDEMPPGVMKMVKVFVAVKRKIQPGDKMAGRHGNKGVVSRIVPIEDMPFLEDGTHVDVVLNPLGVPSRMNVGQILETHLGWACAGMGKKIGAMLEAYHESGDIKPLRQTIDDVMGAGPKGEPIKQYDDESIVRLAEQTRRGVSIATPVFDGAVEADVNEMLNKAGLKVTGQSTLYDGRTGEAFDRQVTVGYIYMLKLNHLVDDKIHARSIGPYSLVTQQPLGGKAQFGGQRFGEMEVWALEAYGAAYTLQEMLTVKSDDVAGRTKVYEAIVRGDDTFEAGIPESFNVLVKEMRSLGLSVELENSKVEDLGTAAQLPDAAE is encoded by the coding sequence ATGGCTCAGACCCTTTCGTTCAACGGTCGTAGGCGCGTACGCAAGTTTTTTGGAAAGATCCCCGAAGTCGCAGAGATGCCGAACCTCATCGAGGTCCAGAAGGCGTCCTACGACCAGTTCCTCATGGTCGAAGAGCCCGCAGGCGGGCGTCCCGACGAGGGACTTCAAGCTGTTTTCAAGTCGGTATTTCCGATCAAGGATTTTTCGGGCGCTTCGATGCTCGAATTCGTGTCCTACGAATTCGAACCGCCGAAGTTCGACGTCGAGGAATGCCGCCAGCGCGACCTGACCTATGCGGCACCGCTCAAGGTGACCCTGCGCCTGATCGTGTTCGATATCGACGAGGATACCGGCGCGAAGTCGATCAAGGACATCAAGGAACAGAACGTCTACATGGGCGACATGCCGCTCATGACGGACAACGGTACCTTCATCGTCAACGGGACCGAGCGCGTCATCGTTTCGCAGATGCACCGGTCGCCGGGCGTCTTCTTCGACCATGACAAGGGCAAGAGCCATTCGTCCGGCAAACTGCTCTTCGCCGCACGCGTCATTCCGTACCGCGGTTCCTGGCTCGACATCGAGTTTGACGCCAAGGACATCGTCCATGCCCGCATCGACCGCCGCCGCAAGATTCCGGTGACGTCGCTGCTGATGGCACTCGGCATGGACGGCGAGGAAATCCTCGACACCTTCTATACGAAGTCGCTCTACCAGCGCGACGGCGATGGCTGGCGCGTGCCGTTCCAGCCGGATGCGCTCAAGGGCCAGAAGGCGCTTGCCGACATGATCGACGCCGACAGCGGCGAAGTCGTCGTCGAGGCCGGCAAGAAGCTGACGCCGCGCTTGCTGCGTCAATTGCAGGACAAGGGGCTGAAGGCGCTCAAGGCGACCGATGACGACCTTTACGGCAACTACCTCGCCGAAGACGTCGTCAACGTCGAAACCGGCGAAATCTACCTGGAAGCCGGCGACGAGATCGACGAGAAGACGCTTCCCGTCATCCTGGCGGCCGGGTTCGACGAGATTCCGGTCCTCGACATCGACCACATCAATGTCGGTGCCTATATCCGCAACACGCTGACCGCCGACAAGAACGAGAACCGGCAGGACGCGCTGTTTGACATCTATCGCGTCATGCGTCCGGGCGAGCCGCCGACCATGGATTCGGCCGAAGCCATGTTCAACGCGCTGTTCTTCGATGCCGAGCGCTACGACCTCTCGGCCGTGGGCCGCGTGAAGATGAACATGCGTCTCGACCTCGACGTGCCGGACACGGTCCGCACGCTGCGCAAGGAAGACATCCTCGCGGTCGTCAAGATGCTGGTCGAACTGCGTGACGGTAAGGGCGAGATCGACGACATCGACAACCTCGGCAACCGCCGCGTCCGCTCGGTCGGCGAGCTGATGGAGAACCAGTATCGCCTGGGTCTCCTGCGCATGGAGCGCGCGATCAAGGAGCGCATGTCCTCGATCGAGATCGACACCGTCATGCCGCAGGACCTGATCAACGCGAAGCCGGCCGCTGCCGCCGTTCGCGAGTTCTTCGGCTCCTCGCAGCTGTCGCAGTTCATGGACCAGGTGAACCCGCTCTCGGAAATCACCCACAAGCGCCGCCTTTCGGCTCTTGGCCCGGGTGGTCTGACCCGCGAGCGCGCCGGCTTCGAAGTCCGCGACGTGCATCCGACCCATTACGGCCGCATTTGCCCGATCGAGACGCCGGAAGGCCCGAACATCGGTCTGATCAACTCGCTCGCGACTTTTGCCCGCGTCAACAAGTACGGCTTCATCGAGAGTCCGTACCGCAAGATCGTCGATGGCAAGGTGACCGGGGACGTGGTCTACCTTTCGGCGATGGAAGAGGCAAAGTATCACGTCGCCCAGGCCAACTCGGTCCTGAACGACGACAATTCCTTCGCGGAAGAGTTCGTCGTCTGCCGTCACGCCGGCGAAGTCATGCTGGCGCCGCGCGACAACATCAACCTGATGGACGTTTCGCCGAAACAGCTCGTTTCGGTCGCCGCGGCGCTCATCCCGTTCCTTGAGAACGACGACGCCAACCGCGCGCTGATGGGCTCGAACATGCAGCGTCAGGCGGTTCCGCTGCTGAGAGCCGAGGCACCCTTCGTCGGCACCGGCATGGAGCCGGTCGTTGCCCGCGACTCGGGCGCGGCGATCGCCGCCCGCCGTGGCGGCGTCGTCGACCAGGTCGATGCGACGCGTATCGTTATCCGCGCCACCGAAGACCTCGATCCGTCGAAGTCGGGCGTCGATATCTACCGGCTGCAGAAGTTCCAGCGTTCCAACCAGAACACCTGCGTGAACCAGCGTCCGCTTGTCACCGTCGGCGACCTGGTCAACAAGGGCGACATCATCGCCGACGGCCCGTCGACCGATCTCGGAGATCTGGCGCTCGGCCGCAATGCGCTCGTCGCCTTCATGCCCTGGAACGGCTACAACTACGAAGACTCGATCCTGCTCTCCGAGCGGATCGTGCGCGATGACGTCTTCACCTCGATTCATATCGAGGAATTCGAAGTCATGGCCCGCGACACCAAGCTCGGTCCGGAAGAAATCACGCGCGACATTCCGAACGTATCGGAAGAAGCGCTGAAGAACCTGGACGAAGCCGGCATCGTCTATATCGGCGCCGAAGTTCAGCCGGGCGACATCCTGGTCGGCAAGATCACGCCGAAGGGCGAAAGCCCGATGACGCCGGAAGAAAAGCTTCTGCGCGCCATCTTCGGCGAAAAGGCCTCGGACGTCCGTGATACGTCGATGCGCATGCCGCCCGGCACCTTCGGCACGGTTGTCGAAGTTCGCGTCTTCAACCGGCACGGGGTCGAGAAGGACGAGCGCGCGATGGCGATCGAGCGCGAGGAGATCGAACGCCTCGCCAAGGACCGCGACGACGAGCAGGCGATCCTCGACCGCAACGTCTATGCACGCCTGATCGACATGCTGCGCGGCCATGTTGCCGTTGCCGGCCCGAAGGGCTTCAGGAAGGGCACCGAGCTTTCGAACGCCGTCATCAGCGAATATCCGCGCTCGCAGTGGTGGATGTTCGCCGTCGAGGACGAGAAGGCTCAGGGCGAGATCGAAGCGCTTCGCGCCCAGTACGACGAATCCAAATCGCGCCTCGAACAGCGCTTCATGGACAAGGTCGAAAAGGTCCAGCGCGGCGACGAAATGCCTCCGGGCGTCATGAAGATGGTCAAGGTCTTCGTCGCCGTGAAGCGCAAGATCCAACCGGGCGACAAGATGGCCGGCCGTCACGGCAACAAGGGTGTCGTGTCGCGGATCGTGCCGATCGAGGACATGCCGTTCCTCGAAGATGGCACGCATGTCGACGTGGTACTGAACCCGCTCGGCGTGCCGTCGCGCATGAACGTCGGCCAGATCCTCGAGACGCATCTGGGCTGGGCTTGCGCCGGCATGGGCAAGAAGATCGGCGCAATGCTCGAGGCCTATCACGAGAGTGGCGACATCAAGCCGTTGCGCCAGACGATCGACGACGTCATGGGCGCCGGTCCGAAGGGCGAGCCGATCAAGCAGTACGACGACGAGTCGATCGTCCGGCTGGCCGAGCAGACCCGCCGCGGCGTGTCGATTGCAACGCCGGTCTTCGACGGCGCGGTCGAGGCCGACGTCAACGAGATGTTGAACAAGGCCGGCCTGAAGGTGACCGGTCAGTCGACGCTCTATGACGGTCGTACCGGCGAGGCCTTCGACCGCCAGGTCACAGTTGGCTACATCTACATGCTGAAGCTCAACCACCTGGTGGACGACAAGATCCACGCCCGTTCGATCGGTCCGTACTCGCTCGTTACCCAGCAGCCGCTGGGCGGCAAGGCGCAGTTCGGCGGCCAGCGCTTCGGCGAAATGGAGGTTTGGGCGCTCGAAGCCTACGGCGCCGCCTACACGCTGCAGGAAATGCTGACGGTCAAGTCGGACGACGTGGCCGGCCGTACCAAGGTCTACGAGGCGATCGTCCGAGGCGACGATACGTTCGAGGCGGGCATTCCGGAGAGCTTCAACGTTCTCGTCAAGGAAATGCGCTCGCTCGGCCTCTCCGTTGAGTTGGAAAACTCGAAGGTTGAGGATCTCGGCACCGCGGCGCAGCTGCCGGACGCGGCGGAGTAA
- the rpsL gene encoding 30S ribosomal protein S12 produces the protein MPTVNQLIRKPRQAQVKRNKVPALQENPQKRGVCTRVYTTTPKKPNSALRKVAKIRLTNGFEVIGYIPGEGHNLQEHSVVMIRGGRVKDLPGVRYHIIRGVLDTQGVKNRKQRRSKYGAKRPK, from the coding sequence ATGCCTACCGTAAACCAGCTGATCCGCAAGCCGCGTCAGGCACAGGTAAAGCGCAACAAGGTTCCTGCTCTGCAGGAAAACCCGCAGAAGCGCGGCGTTTGCACCCGCGTCTACACGACGACCCCGAAGAAGCCGAACTCGGCTCTGCGTAAGGTTGCAAAGATCCGCCTGACGAACGGCTTCGAGGTGATCGGCTACATTCCCGGGGAAGGCCACAATCTTCAGGAGCACTCCGTGGTTATGATCCGCGGCGGCCGCGTGAAGGACCTTCCGGGTGTTCGTTACCACATCATCCGCGGCGTTCTCGATACGCAGGGTGTGAAGAACCGCAAGCAGCGTCGTTCGAAGTACGGCGCCAAGCGTCCGAAATAA